Proteins encoded together in one Pangasianodon hypophthalmus isolate fPanHyp1 chromosome 18, fPanHyp1.pri, whole genome shotgun sequence window:
- the glt8d2 gene encoding glycosyltransferase 8 domain-containing protein 2 isoform X3 yields MAMLRKINRVLSMLLILMALALLYSKMFKAHQPEKHSEFRDNKAPNQTVDDESELETDIPVVICAAEERLGAAMATINSVYSNTQASVFFYIVTLRDAIKLTRQYIKKTKLKEIKYKILEFKPMTLKGKVKPDSSRPDLLHPLNFVRFYLPLLSISNHKKIVYLDDDIIVQGDIQELYSIKLQSGHAAAFASDCDLPATHEMVRSVGMQTSYMGFLDYRKQAIRELGINPNDCSFNPGVFVADIDEWKKQKITVQLEKWMSENVKENLYSSAMAGGVATPPMLIVFHNKYTTIDPKWHVRHLARTIIRATEI; encoded by the exons atggCTATGCTGAGGAAAA TTAATCGAGTGCTCTCCATGCTACTCATCCTGATGGCCTTGGCTCTGCTGTACAGCAAAATGTTCAAAGCACATCAGCCAGAAAAACACTCAG AGTTCAGGGACAACAAGGCCCCAAACCAAACTGTGGACGATGAATCTGAGCTGGAGACGGACATTCCTGTTGTGATCTGTGCAGCAGAAGAGCGTCTGGGAGCCGCCATGGCGACAATCAACAGTGTGTATAGCAACACGCAAGCCAGTGTGTTCTTCTATATAGTGACCTTGAGAGATGCTATTAAGCTGACAAG GCAGTACATTAAGAAAACGAAGCTGAAGGAAATCAAGTATAAGATTCTGGAGTTCAAGCCCATGACACTGAAAGGCAAAGTGAAACCAGATTCATCCAGACCAGATCTCCTCCATCCT ctgaACTTTGTAAGGTTCTACTTACCCCTGCTTTCTATCAGCAATCATAAGAAGATTGTTTACCTGGATGATGACATCATTGTTCAAG GAGATATCCAGGAGCTGTACAGTATCAAGCTGCAGTCAGGACACGCAGCAGCATTCGCTTCAGACTGTGACCTGCCTGCTACACACGAGATGGTGCGCAGTGTGGGCATGCAA ACATCCTACATGGGTTTCCTGGACTATCGAAAGCAGGCAATCCGGGAGCTGGGCATTAACCCCAACGACTGCTCCTTTAACCCTGGCGTGTTTGTGGCTGATATTGATGAGTGGAAGAAGCAGAAGATCACTGTACAGCTGGAGAAATGGATGAGTGAGAACGTCAA GGAAAACCTGTACAGCAGTGCCATGGCGGGCGGTGTAGCCACTCCTCCTATGCTCATAGTGTTCCACAACAAATATACAACAATCGACCCTAAGTGGCACGTCAGACACCTGG CCAGAACTATCATCAGAGCTacagaaatttaa
- the glt8d2 gene encoding glycosyltransferase 8 domain-containing protein 2 isoform X2, with protein sequence MLLILMALALLYSKMFKAHQPEKHSEFRDNKAPNQTVDDESELETDIPVVICAAEERLGAAMATINSVYSNTQASVFFYIVTLRDAIKLTRQYIKKTKLKEIKYKILEFKPMTLKGKVKPDSSRPDLLHPLNFVRFYLPLLSISNHKKIVYLDDDIIVQGDIQELYSIKLQSGHAAAFASDCDLPATHEMVRSVGMQTSYMGFLDYRKQAIRELGINPNDCSFNPGVFVADIDEWKKQKITVQLEKWMSENVKENLYSSAMAGGVATPPMLIVFHNKYTTIDPKWHVRHLGWSPDAHYPQSVLQEAQLLHWNGRFKPWDYPCVHIDLWEKWFIPDPSGKFALVRPET encoded by the exons ATGCTACTCATCCTGATGGCCTTGGCTCTGCTGTACAGCAAAATGTTCAAAGCACATCAGCCAGAAAAACACTCAG AGTTCAGGGACAACAAGGCCCCAAACCAAACTGTGGACGATGAATCTGAGCTGGAGACGGACATTCCTGTTGTGATCTGTGCAGCAGAAGAGCGTCTGGGAGCCGCCATGGCGACAATCAACAGTGTGTATAGCAACACGCAAGCCAGTGTGTTCTTCTATATAGTGACCTTGAGAGATGCTATTAAGCTGACAAG GCAGTACATTAAGAAAACGAAGCTGAAGGAAATCAAGTATAAGATTCTGGAGTTCAAGCCCATGACACTGAAAGGCAAAGTGAAACCAGATTCATCCAGACCAGATCTCCTCCATCCT ctgaACTTTGTAAGGTTCTACTTACCCCTGCTTTCTATCAGCAATCATAAGAAGATTGTTTACCTGGATGATGACATCATTGTTCAAG GAGATATCCAGGAGCTGTACAGTATCAAGCTGCAGTCAGGACACGCAGCAGCATTCGCTTCAGACTGTGACCTGCCTGCTACACACGAGATGGTGCGCAGTGTGGGCATGCAA ACATCCTACATGGGTTTCCTGGACTATCGAAAGCAGGCAATCCGGGAGCTGGGCATTAACCCCAACGACTGCTCCTTTAACCCTGGCGTGTTTGTGGCTGATATTGATGAGTGGAAGAAGCAGAAGATCACTGTACAGCTGGAGAAATGGATGAGTGAGAACGTCAA GGAAAACCTGTACAGCAGTGCCATGGCGGGCGGTGTAGCCACTCCTCCTATGCTCATAGTGTTCCACAACAAATATACAACAATCGACCCTAAGTGGCACGTCAGACACCTGG GTTGGAGTCCTGATGCTCATTATCCCCAGTCTGTCCTCCAAGAGGCACAACTACTTCACTGGAATGGTCGCTTTAAACCCTGGGATTACCCTTGTGTTCACATTGACCTCTGGGAGAAATGGTTTATTCCTGACCCCTCTGGAAAATTTGCATTGGTGCGGcctgaaacatga
- the glt8d2 gene encoding glycosyltransferase 8 domain-containing protein 2 isoform X1, with product MAMLRKINRVLSMLLILMALALLYSKMFKAHQPEKHSEFRDNKAPNQTVDDESELETDIPVVICAAEERLGAAMATINSVYSNTQASVFFYIVTLRDAIKLTRQYIKKTKLKEIKYKILEFKPMTLKGKVKPDSSRPDLLHPLNFVRFYLPLLSISNHKKIVYLDDDIIVQGDIQELYSIKLQSGHAAAFASDCDLPATHEMVRSVGMQTSYMGFLDYRKQAIRELGINPNDCSFNPGVFVADIDEWKKQKITVQLEKWMSENVKENLYSSAMAGGVATPPMLIVFHNKYTTIDPKWHVRHLGWSPDAHYPQSVLQEAQLLHWNGRFKPWDYPCVHIDLWEKWFIPDPSGKFALVRPET from the exons atggCTATGCTGAGGAAAA TTAATCGAGTGCTCTCCATGCTACTCATCCTGATGGCCTTGGCTCTGCTGTACAGCAAAATGTTCAAAGCACATCAGCCAGAAAAACACTCAG AGTTCAGGGACAACAAGGCCCCAAACCAAACTGTGGACGATGAATCTGAGCTGGAGACGGACATTCCTGTTGTGATCTGTGCAGCAGAAGAGCGTCTGGGAGCCGCCATGGCGACAATCAACAGTGTGTATAGCAACACGCAAGCCAGTGTGTTCTTCTATATAGTGACCTTGAGAGATGCTATTAAGCTGACAAG GCAGTACATTAAGAAAACGAAGCTGAAGGAAATCAAGTATAAGATTCTGGAGTTCAAGCCCATGACACTGAAAGGCAAAGTGAAACCAGATTCATCCAGACCAGATCTCCTCCATCCT ctgaACTTTGTAAGGTTCTACTTACCCCTGCTTTCTATCAGCAATCATAAGAAGATTGTTTACCTGGATGATGACATCATTGTTCAAG GAGATATCCAGGAGCTGTACAGTATCAAGCTGCAGTCAGGACACGCAGCAGCATTCGCTTCAGACTGTGACCTGCCTGCTACACACGAGATGGTGCGCAGTGTGGGCATGCAA ACATCCTACATGGGTTTCCTGGACTATCGAAAGCAGGCAATCCGGGAGCTGGGCATTAACCCCAACGACTGCTCCTTTAACCCTGGCGTGTTTGTGGCTGATATTGATGAGTGGAAGAAGCAGAAGATCACTGTACAGCTGGAGAAATGGATGAGTGAGAACGTCAA GGAAAACCTGTACAGCAGTGCCATGGCGGGCGGTGTAGCCACTCCTCCTATGCTCATAGTGTTCCACAACAAATATACAACAATCGACCCTAAGTGGCACGTCAGACACCTGG GTTGGAGTCCTGATGCTCATTATCCCCAGTCTGTCCTCCAAGAGGCACAACTACTTCACTGGAATGGTCGCTTTAAACCCTGGGATTACCCTTGTGTTCACATTGACCTCTGGGAGAAATGGTTTATTCCTGACCCCTCTGGAAAATTTGCATTGGTGCGGcctgaaacatga
- the hsp90b1 gene encoding endoplasmin has translation MKRLWILGLLCALLVFTSVKAGDEVDVDGTVEEDLGKSRDGSRTDDEVVQREEEAIQIDGLNAAQIKELREKSEKFAFQAEVNRMMKLIINSLYKNKEIFLRELISNASDALDKIRLLSLTNEDALAGNEELTVKIKSDKEKNMLHITDTGIGMTKEELVKNLGTIAKSGTSEFLNKMTEMQSEGQSTSELIGQFGVGFYSAFLVADKVIVTSKHNNGTQHIWESDSNSFSVIEDPRGNTLGRGTTITLVMKEEASDYLELETIKNLVRKYSQFINFPIYVWSSKTETVEEPIEEEEAEKEAEKETSEDEAEVEEEEEDKDKPKTKKVEKTVWDWELMNDIKPIWQRPAKEVEEDEYKAFYKTFSRDSEEPMSHIHFTAEGEVTFKSILFVPAAAPRGLFDEYGSKKNDFIKLFVRRVFITDDFHDMMPKYLNFIKGVVDSDDLPLNVSRETLQQHKLLKVIRKKLVRKTLDMIKKIAEEQYNDKFWKEFGTNIKLGVIEDHSNRTRLAKLLRFQTSHSESGFSSLEQYVERMKEKQDKIYFMAGTSRKEAESSPFVEKLLKKGYEVIYLTEPVDEYCIQALPEFDGKRFQNVAKEGVKFDESEKAKEKREALEKEFEPLTTWMKDKALKDKIEKAVLSQRLTSSPCALVASQYGWSGNMERIMKAQAYQTGKDISTNYYASQKKTLEINPKHPLIKEMLKRVHTNEDDQTASDLAVVLFETATLRSGYQLVDTKAYGERIERMLRLSMNIDLDEQVEEEPEEEPEEPAEEEEAEDKEEVPADDAEDTEATEKDEL, from the exons ATGAAGCGGTTGTGGATCTTAGGGCTTCTCTGTGCACTTCTTGTGTTCA CATCTGTTAAGGCAGGCGATGAAGTTGATGTTGATGGTACAGTTGAGGAGGACCTGGGCAAAAGCAGAGATGGATCCAGGACAGATGATGAAGTTGTTCAGAG GGAGGAAGAAGCCATTCAAATCGATGGATTAAATGCAGCACAGATTAAAGAACTTCGGGAGAAATCGGAAAAGTTTGCCTTCCAGGCAGAAGTGAACCGAATGATGAAACTGATCATCAACTCTCTGTATAAGAACAAAGAG ATCTTCTTGAGGGAGCTGATCTCTAATGCTTCTGATGCCCTGGATAAGATCCGGTTGTTGTCTCTCACCAACGAAGATGCACTTGCTGGGAATGAAGAGCTGACTGTTAAGATTAAG TCGGACAAGGAGAAGAACATGCTTCACATCACTGACACTGGCATTGGCATGACCAAAGAGGAACTTGTGAAGAACCTGGGTACTATCGCCAAGTCAGGCACCAGCGAGTTCCTCAACAAGATGACCGAGATGCAGTCAGAAGGCCAGTCCACCTCTGAGCTGATTGGCCAGTTCGGAGTCGGCTTCTACTCTGCCTTCCTGGTGGCTGACAAGGTCATCGTCACATCCAAGCACAACAACGGCACGCAGCACATCTGGGAGTCCGACTCAAACTCCTTCTCGGTCATCGAGGACCCACGAGGCAACACTCTGGGCAGAGGAACCACCATCAC TCTGGTCATGAAAGAAGAAGCCTCTGACTACCTTGAGCTGGAGACCATTAAGAACCTTGTGAGGAAGTACTCCCAGTTCATCAACTTCCCAATCTATGTGTGGAGCAGCAAG ACTGAAACAGTGGAAGAGCCGATTGAGGAGGAGGAAGCTGAGAAGGAGGCAGAGAAGGAGACTTCTGAAGATGAGGCTGAggtggaggaagaagaggaggataaAGATAAACCCAAGACcaagaag GTGGAGAAGACCGTGTGGGACTGGGAGCTGATGAATGACATCAAGCCCATCTGGCAGAGGCCAGCTAAGGAGGTAGAGGAGGATGAGTACAAAGCTTTCTACAAGACCTTCTCAAGG GATAGCGAAGAGCCCATGAGTCACATCCACTTCACAGCTGAGGGAGAGGTCACCTTCAAGTCCATCCTGTTCGTCCCTGCAGCAGCCCCCAGAGGTCTTTTCGATGAGTACGGCTCCAAGAAGAATGACTTCATCAAG CTGTTTGTACGCAGAGTCTTCATCACCGATGATTTCCACGATATGATGCCCAAATATCTGAATTTCATCAAGGGTGTG GTGGACTCTGATGATCTTCCTCTGAATGTCTCCAGAGAGACTCTGCAGCAGCACAAGCTGCTGAAG GTCATCCGCAAAAAGCTGGTCCGCAAGACTTTGGACATGATCAAGAAAATCGCAGAGGAGCAGTACAACGACAAGTTCTGGAAGGAGTTTGGTACCAACATCAAACTGGGTGTGATTGAGGACCACTCAAACAGAACCAGGTTGGCTAAGCTGCTGCGCTTCCAGACCTCTCACAGCGAATCGGGGTTCTCCAGTCTGGAGCAGTATGTCGAGAGGATGAAGGAGAAGCAAGACAAGATCTACTTTATGGCAGGAACCAGCAGGAAGGAG GCCGAGTCCTCTCCCTTCGTGGAGAAGCTCCTGAAGAAGGGATACGAGGTCATCTACCTGACCGAGCCAGTGGATGAGTACTGCATCCAGGCGCTGCCCGAGTTTGATGGCAAGCGCTTCCAGAACGTGGCCAAGGAAGGAGTCAAATTTGACGAGAGTGAGAAGGCCAAGGAGAAGAGAGAAGCCCTGGAGAAGGAGTTTGAACCCCTCACCACATGGATGAAGGACAAGGCCCTGAAAGATAAG ATTGAGAAAGCCGTGTTGTCCCAGAGACTGACCAGTTCTCCCTGCGCTCTGGTGGCCAGTCAGTACGGTTGGTCTGGAAACATGGAGAGGATCATGAAGGCTCAGGCCTATCAGACTGGAAAAGACATTTCCACAAA ctattaTGCAAGTCAGAAGAAAACTTTAGAAATCAACCCCAAACACCCCCTCATTAAAGAGATGCTGAAGAGAGTTCAT ACTAATGAAGATGACCAGACAGCCTCTGATCTGGCAGTGGTGCTGTTCGAGACTGCCACTCTGCGCTCAGGCTACCAGCTGGTTGACACCAAAGCCTACGGAGAAAGGATAGAGCGCATGCTCAGGCTTAGCATGAATATTGACCTAGATGAACAG GTTGAGGAAGAGCCTGAAGAGGAGCCTGAGGAACctgcagaggaagaggaggctGAGGATAAGGAAGAGGTGCCAGCAGATGATGCAGAAGATAcg gaaGCCACAGAGAAGGACGAGCTGTAA